The genomic segment gttgcctccctggtctctgtctgccgacctcctcccggtggtccgtcctcctcctgagcctccgccatGGTTCCCACCCGCTTccctctgttgttccacggtgcgaggacgcaccttccgggagggggagtaatgtcacgccctggactgtcttgtgtgtgttttgctccccatgtgtgccctgtgacctagtttctgtctccccttgattgtttaatttgatgccaggtgtgtctccttagttcactgattgtcttgtctttataaaccccagtcctttcagttagtgtttgttggTCTTTAAGTGTCTACGTAATTGTCaaccctgcctgtgatctgtgtcCTTATTTTGATAATTAAACTTCCGTGTTGCtaaattcctcgtctcctcgttcctggttcccgtgctcccctGTGAAGTGTGACActtataggctagatatgaacaATCATtcgaagcatattgtatgttttataagcagtgaaataagcatgtaggCTATTTGACAGAAATTCCTGAATTGTCAGcaaactgcatgtatagcgcagtaaatgtttatatgattgtcaagCAGTGGGatgttacattttattctttctgaCATTGaagcacttgaatacgacaagcttgtaatcacgacttcataagtgggaaataggaaatttcccatagcacgtgaaggcagcattagttCAAGAAGGTTCTCACTGCCGGGAATGGTACTTTTAACgtatacatacagtaaaaataaataaataaataccaacTTAATTAAAACATGATATTTTATAAGTTGTGTTCCTTTAGGCTAGACTACCATGTGTTCATACTGAATTGTGAGCTGGTGTTAACAttatttggtttggtttggcTTTACTTTGAAATTTCCTAATCTGCTTACACCACTGATGTTAAACTTTATAATCAAAATGATGTTATGTGAGTAACAATGCTCAAACACTGTGGTATCAGAGTGTGATACTTTGTAAAACCTTTTTTACTATGCCAATAAAGCTACTTAAATCTGAATTTGTTAATTTTCAGACCATGTCTCTGTTTATGGTATTTAACACTCaattgtatattttgaaatttcaGTATTGATCCTGATTACTTTCAAGTCACCAATCAAGCTATTATATGAAGCAAGAATGAGtaacatgcactgtaaaaaataataccCTATAtctactcaataaaattgtggCAACAGATTACAAGCAATGTTATTAAATTCAACAACACTTAAGAATTGAGTTGGAATTAATCAAATGAGCTCCTTCCAAATCaaccattcaaaatgagtaaCTGCAAGTAAATCACACAAAacaattaagtaaaatttaaacaaaaatattggtttcctTGGACAAAAAAACCCCACTATGCTAATGAATACTACTTAATGGAATTGATTTGATTTAACACAAAATTAAGTTggtattatcatttttaatgagtggattaattaaaataatttaattaaatctgaTTGTAGGTATAACAGACATAGACATCAAAGATGAATTACAAACTCCTTTTATTGCCAACAAGGTcacaaaaatagcatttattagAATTATCAATGTGAACATTCACTATTCTTTACCAACAGAACTGCATCTTTTTTTCCAATTACATTAAGGCATATCAATTCAAAAAGTGCAAATTTGTCTCTTTTTAGGCACAAACTGTTCAAAATACACAATGCAGTtgcattgtttaaaataaaataaatataaaaaacaaggTTTCCatgttttcaaaacaaaagaaagtgtGACTTTTTCGGCAACATTGAACCACAGAAAAGATTACACTAATAATCTCATTTTAAAACAGCCTATAGATTTTATCAACTGGACTTAGTTAAACGAAGCTTTGAAGCATCCAGCTCCAGGAGAAGTTTCTGAAATACCTCAAAGGTATACTTTAGATGCTTGGGATAATGGAGATTCAATGCATAGGTCAAACCAAGAAGGACACAGCAAGCCCTGGGAACACCTTCAAGGCCTTTGAGGACTTTCACGCCCTCGATAACAATTCCAGTGTCCTTTGGACTGTCACTTGAAGCTCCTGTCCTGGTCACAATTACTGCCATCACAAGCGGTTCAATTCCTGTCAGTTCTTCATTGTCCTGCAACCATAAACAGCAGTGAGACCCAAAACCTAAGAAATACTGATCAAAAGAGAAAATCTGAAACTCTATTTGTATCTTACAATACTGATCAAACAAGTCAAGTCCAATCAACAATATTATGGTTAAGTAACCAACAATAATTGATTTAAATTCACACATCTGGTATATTAAAATTAAGATGGCATACGTTGAATTCTTTGAGATCTCCTGCATGTTCCCCAAGGAATTCAGTCATGCAGCGGATGACCACCTCTCTTTTCATATCAACAGAACAATGCTCAtcctaaaagaaataaataaattaatgatatCTCCTCCTTGGTTTCTTTAATTTAGTGGTGTAAAATAGTGGTGCAATAATGTCAATAGGTGATTGTGAAATCTGTGCTTGCAAAGTGTGCATGGAATCTGTTCTGCACAATCCTCTTGTTTGTTAACATTCTTTAGTTTGAATCAGgcttgaatttgtttgaaaTTGATGCCAtccttaatatttaaatgtgacTAGAGCTTGCTGTTATGGTAAGGGACGTGACATTTACCGAACATGCTCTAatccagtggttcccaaccacaTTCCTGGAAACCCCAGCAGTGCACATTTTGAATGTCTCctcaatcaaacacacctgattcagttcatcagctcattagtagcaACTCCAAGACCTGATGTGGGTGTGTCAGacaaaggagacatgcaaaatgtacactGTTGTGGGGCCTCCAGGAACGTGCttgggaaccactgctctaAACAGTCGcaacacactgggccagctaaccaatcaaaATCAACCAAAACTAAACAGCGCCTTTTAGATatgtaaaatatgtgtaaaataatgctttttggATCCCTTtaaatttactgaagaaaacAAGATTGAAGGGTTAATTCAcgcaaaaatgacatttctatCAAGTACTCACCCACGTCGTCCCAATTTTCGTTGCAGAGCTTCAGTGTTTACGTCCGAATGGTAGCTCAGTATTGGAGCCGGCCAATATTGAGCCCATGTTCAGACATAAACACTGAAGCTCTGCAACGAAAATAGCATAGCATATGACAGGAGACAGGaatttgttgaataaagtcattatttttgttttgtttttgcgcataaaaagtattcttgtcgcTTCATAATATTAAGGTTGAACGACTATAGTCACGTCAATGGTTTTAACAATGTCTCTAGTACCTTTCTGGACCTTAAAAGGTGCAATGTCGTTGCTGCCTATGTGTGGATCAGATACCcttggatttcattaaaaatatcttaatttgtgttctgaagacaaaTGAAGGTCTCACGGGTTTGGGACGACAAGAGGGTGAGTACTTAACAGAAattgaatttttgggtgaactaaccctttaacagaTTCCTCGCAGCCTTACATAGAATAACTTGGAAAACAAATGGCTTACATGCTTCATTATAAACTTTACCTTCAGTAGTTCCATCTCCGTTTTCAGTCTTTGTCCAAGTACTCCTCCTTTGGCACGAAACAGTGTCAGCAGCTTGGGAGTGTGAAGAtccaatgaggacataaatttagGTTCCAGCTGCACGGTGGTTATTCTTTGAAATTCTGCAGTCACCTGAAATATGGaatgacaaattaatttaagaaaCAGTTTACAGAACAGACTTTAGATACATTATGTCTCTAAACATATAGCAACTCACTTGAGAAGGTTGAAACAGGGCTGGCCATCGTTCCTTTATATCTTGCACACTTGGACATTGATTAATGATTTCATGTCGTCTGTGTGCAAATGTTTTGTTCATCTTTTCCTTTATAATCTCttcattgttcttttttttaaattctgagaccagctcttctctctctttttccaaAGTCTTCTCATCTTCACCCACTGGGTAAGAAGGTAGAGGTAGTTGACTTCAGCTCTTCTtggctttttaacattttttgcaGACTTTCTGTCATCTGGGTGTTTGTGTTTTAGAGCATTGCATGTGACCTCAGGAATGCCAAAACCTCTGAGTTTTGTACGGTAGTTAGccattttgtatttaatgcTCATCTGCCATGCATAAAGGCCTGAAAAGCTCCCTTGATCTGTCAGACATGGGTGTGCCTTTATAAGGGCTTCAGCTGGAAATAATCTGAAGGGAGGACGGATATGCAGTGTACGTGAAAATGGCCTGAGCTAGCTTTTCAAGTATGTCTGACTTGACATTTGGGGTAGTTAGCACTGTCCCATCTTTTCTGTAAATTTCATTGGCTCTTTCAAGAACCATTTCAGTCTCAACAGAGAACTGTGGAATGATGAATTCTTTTGGCCAGGGCTTCCTTTCTGGGCTGCTGCTTGGTGACAGGATGACCGTGCTTGCAGAGGAGTCTGTTGTGTCAGAGAAGTCCTGTATGGTAGTACACGTGGAGGTGGTCGTATCAAGGCACTGCTCTGTGATATCACTGCTTCGTTGGGTGAAAACAAAGTAAGAACTACTGGTGCGACAGTCACAACCTTTTGGTGGATTTGTGCTGAATTTGAGTTGTGGAGTGAAGAGTAAAAAATCCTCAAAATCTGAATCCATATACTGAAGACTGATATCATCTGTAATATTTAAAGCCTGCTTGACAGCTGAGTGCAACTCCTCCAAGGACTCTGGTATTCCAGATGGCAATGTTATCTTCTCTATCCTGTGGTCAAAGATTACCCTGAGGGCTGCTGAATCCATGATTGGTTACCTGaagaaacaagaaaaacaagTCACTGACACTCATATAATGCTGTGTTGGtgattgaaatttaaataaGAGTTGTCTTGGACAACTGCAGTTATAAAGCAACTCACTATTATGCTAAACTGCAACAAATGTGTCTTTTCAGTGTAACCATGCGCTTTCCCTCCACAGTATAAGATGCCAGTGGATAGTGATCTTGAAGGCTATGGTGATGAACAAAATCAATTCCCCACTGCTTTCTAACAGAAAAGACCTAAAATGCTCCAGGTACCAGGCACTGAGTTTCTTCACAATGAAGTAGAGATTGGTTTCCAAAATCACTGTCTGTAAAATCTCTACAAAATCAGGGAGTCCTCCAGTGGAACCATATGGCATGATCATTCCAGCAGAATACCGTGTCCCATAGTAAGTTACAGCATTTGACAACTGTATGCTGGTTAGTTGAGGGAACAGTTCCTTAACTGACTCTTGGATTCTACCATCTAGAACTTCCAGAGGCACGGATGACACTTTGCTGACACTTAGGGCAGACATACTGGTATTTCTCTGCCAATGGTAGGCCATCATCATCTGATGCTTTGTTGAAAGTGACAACAAAACATTCTTGAAGTTACCTGTGAACCTGACTACTCGTTTAAAGAACCTATGTTTGGCCTCGAAGCGCATAGTCCATACATTAACTAGAGGACCAAAGGCTTCTATCAGAGCAGGGTAGTGCTCCAGATAGTGGTGTTTTGGTGTCAGTTTCAGGTTAGGGAAAACTTCTTGCAATCTCTGACGGTGCTCTGAAATTTTGAAATCAAGATAAGCTACACTTTCACACGTGTGGATAGGAGCCAATGTGAGCTCTACAATGTCTTTCAATGTCATAAGTATTTGCCATGCTGGGTCATCACAGGAATCCTTGATCCAATAAGCAGTGGGAATGACCTTATGAGTGCCCAATTCTCATGAGCGTTTCCTCCTATGCTACAACGACTTGCAAAATTTTCTGGGATGGGTTGGGGACGGTCGACAACATCTGAAAACTTGAAGGGAAATTTCTTTATCAGGTCATTTAGCTCTGACAGTGTCAGATACCTATTGTTAATGAAAACAGAAAGGCAACGTGCTAATTCTGAAGGAACTATGCCTTCAAAAGGTCATGGAGTAAGTCAGGAGGATATCCTGTAACAAAATGAAAGTGATTCAGCTTTTCTGTCAATGGACAAGCTGTCTTGACACCATAACAATGTAGTAATGTGGGATTTTCTTTTATAGTCTTGACATGCAATTCATGGTcttcttttgttctcttttgaAATTCTCGTCCCTGCTTTTGACAGTATTCAGAATGTGGTCCCAGGCAGAACCTGCAAATGTAAGGACCAGTAAAACTTTCGACAAGTCCACCAAGAGAATGCGCAGCGAGATTGTCAGCTGCAACACAATATACGGTTCCTTTAACACCACACTCGTCTGTGTGCAAATGTTTTGTTCATCTTTTCCTTTATAATCTTttcattgttctttttttttaattctgagaccagctcttctctctctttttccaaAGTCTTCTCATCTTCACCCACTGGGTAAGAAGGGAGGTAGTTGACTTCAGCTCTTCTtggctttttaacattttttgcaGACTTTCTGTCATCTGGGTGTTTGTGTTTTAGAGCATTGCATGTGACCTCAGGAATGCCAAAACCTCTGAGTTTTGTACGGTAGTTAGccattttgtatttaatgcTCATCTGCCATGCATAAAGGCCTGAAAAGCTCCCTTGATCTGTCAGACATGGGTGTGCCTTTATAAGGGCTTCAGCTGCGGAAATAATCTGAAGGGAGGACGGATATGCAGTGTACGTGAAAATGGCCTGAGCTAGCTTTTCAAGTATGTCTGACTTGACATTTGGGGTAGTTAGCACTGTCCCATCTTTTCTGTAAATTTCATTGGCTCTTTCAAGAACCATTTCAGTCTCAACAGAGAACTGTGGAATGATGAATTCTTTTGGCCAGGGCTTCCTTTCTGGGCTGCTGCTTGGTGACAGGATGACCGTGCTTGCAGAGGAGTCTGTTGTGTCAGAGAAGTCCTGTATGGTAGTACACGTGGAGGTGGTCGTATCAAGGCACTGCTCTGTGATATCACTGCTTTCGTTGGGTGAAAACAAAGTAAGAACTACTGGTGCGACAGTCACAACCTTTATGGTGGATTTGTGCTGAATTTGAGTTGTGGAGTGAAGAGTAAAAAAATCCTCAAAATCTGAATCCATATACTGAAGACTGATATCATCTGTAATATTTAAAGCCTGCTTGACAGCTGAGTGCAACTCCTCCAAGGACTCTGGTATTCCAGATGGCAATGTTATCTTCTCTATCCTGTGGTCAAAGATTACCCTGAGGGCTGCTGAATCCATGATTGGTTACCTGaagaaacaagaaaaacaagTCACTGACACTCATATAATGCTGTGTTGGTGATTGAAATTTAAATACGAGTTGTCTTGGACAACTGCAGTTATAAAGCAACTCACTATTATGCTAAACTGCAACAAATGTGTCTTTTCAGTGTAACCATGCGCTTTCCCTCCACAGTATAAGATGCCAGTGGATAGTGATCTTGAAGGCTATGGTGATGAACAAGAATCAATTCCCCACTGCTTTCTAACAGAAAAGACCTAAAATGCTCCAGGTACCAGGCACTGAGTTTCTTCACAATGAAGTAGAGATTGGTTTCCAAAATCACTGTCTGTAAAATCTCTACAAAATCAGGGAGTCCTCCAGTGGAACCATATGGCATGATCATTCCAGCAGAATACCGTGTCCCATAGTAAGTTACAGCATTTGACAACTGTATGCTGGTTAGTTGAGGGAACAGTTCCTTAACTGACTCTTGGATTCTACCATCTAGAACTTCCAGAGGCACGGATGACACTTTGCTGACACTTAGGGCAGACATACTGGTATTTCTCTGCCAATGGTAGGCCATCATCATCTGATGCTTTGTTGAAAGTGACAACAAAACATTCTTGAAGTTACCTGTGAACCTGACTACTCGTTTAAAGAACCTATGTTTGGCCTCGAAGCGCATAGTCCATACATTAACTAGAGGACCAAAGGCTTCTATCAGAGCAGGGTAGTGCTCCAGATAGTGGTGTTTTGGTGTCAGTTTCAGGTTAGGGAAAACTTCTTGCAATCTCTGACGGTGCTCTGAAATTTTGAAATCAAGATAAGCTAGACTTTCACACGTGTGGATAGGAGCCAATGTGAGCTCTACAATGTCTTTCAATGTCATAAGTATTTGCCATGCTGGGTCATCACAGGGAATCCTTGATCCAATAAGCAGTGGGAATGACCTTATGAGTGCCCAATTCTCATGAGCGTTTCCTCCTATGCTACAACGACTTGCAAAATTTTCTGGGATGGGTTGGGGACAGTCGACAACATCTGAAAACTTGAAGGGAAATTTCTTTATCAGGTCATTTAGCTCTGACAGTGTCAGATACCTATTGTTAATGAAAACAGAAAGGCAACGTGCTAATTCTGAAGGAACTATGCCTTCAAAAAGGTCATGGAGTAAGTCAGGAGGATATCCTGTAACAAAATGAAAGTGATTCAGCTTTTCTGTCAATGGACAAGCTGTCTTGACACCATAACAATGTAGTAATGTGGGATTTTCTTTTATAGTCTTGACATGCAATTCATGGTcttcttttgttctcttttgaAATTCTCGTCCCTGCTTTTGACAGTATTCAGAATGTGGTCCCAGGCAGAACCTGCAAATGTAAGGACCAGTAAAACTTTCGACAAGTCCACCAAGAGAATGCGCAGCGAGATTGTCAGCTGCAACACAATATACGgttcctttaatgttttttccaGCACTGGGCACAAAAACTCCTTCCTGTTCTAAGACAGAAAGTTATTTCAGAAGTGGCTCTAAAATAGCTTCATAACCAAATCTTTTAACATCCACGGCTTTGCAGAGAATGCTTAAATGTATCGCAGTTAGTGTGGAGCGCACTTCAGGTGGTGCATTTGCAAGTGCCCAGTACACTCCCGTAATCTTATGTTTCTTTCGTGACGTCCCTAACGGGTTGCAAACTTCAAAATCGTCAATATAAAGAATTAAAGAAATTCGTGGTTCTTCAGAGAAAAATTCATTGTTCTTGAAATGTGTGCCATTCTGATATGATTCATACTGAGTGGATGTGCAGGGcagtattttcaaaacagcatcTGCTAAATCTTTTTTGGCCAATATATGCTGTAATGTCTGAAGAAGGGGCACATATTGAAAGCTTAGCTTTTCGTGTGAGTTGAGAATGTATTCCACAGGCTCTACAATAtcaaagtgttcctttaaatatttttttctcttaaatGAAGAACCAAAGGGCCCATTTACTCCTAGTGCACTGCTTAAAGGGTGCGACTTGCACAGTTCTTCCACCAATTCAGTAACTACATCCTCCTCAACAGCACAGCTGTACTTCTCTAAACTTCTATGAACAACTTGTTGGATAACGGGAGCAGAAGCTGTGCAAATGAAATTAAGCTCTTCTACCAGCTCGTCAATGCATTTACTAGAAACATTGTAAACACTTTCCAACTTTAAAAGAAGTGAACCAATTGTTCTAATAATTTCTTTTGAGCTCTCTGTTGATTGGTTTGGTCCGGTGTCTTCACAAGTCTGGTCACTCACGATCAAATCAGTTTCATTTGGTAAAGTTTGATGTTTCCCAATTACATCTGGCTTGAAGTCCTCAAGTGAATGAGGGTTGTGCTTACGGCTTTTGTGAGTAAAAAATGTCCCATATATATTTGTCTTAAATGCACATCCAATAAACACACACTCTGTGGTTTCGTGACTCTTCAAATGATTTCCAAGATGTTGAAAATATTCCTTTTCATTGGTATATATACTTGAGCAAAGCACACACTTAAGAGAGAGGATTACTTCTGGCTTCCTATCTTCATCTTGTGTATGATACCTTGACAGATGTGTGCGGAGAGCAGTCCACGTTTTAAAGGAGCATGGACAATCCAAATGAAGACACGCCACTGAGGTTCCAGATGGCCAATGTTGTAGTCTGTAATGCTGTAAGAGGTCACCTCTTGTTGTTGCGTTATACCTGCACACTTTACAGCTCCATTTCATTGCACCTATTAAAAAAGACACGAgtacatttcacattttaatggATACTGGAAAACATATATACAGCCTAGGTAagtattaacttaaaaaatgatttaaaactttaaactagtgaaaatatgcacagtaaaattatatatatatatatatatatatatatatatatatatatatatatatatatatatatatatatatatatatatatatatatacacacacaatgctTATTTTCACTTCTAGTTTAAAGTATTGATTCATTTTGAAGTTAATAATTAACTAGACTGcgcaacaaaatacatttatgttcagggattattaattgtattacatCAATGTAAGGGATTAAGTGCATGCGAGTGCTGGGAAAGGCATGCACACTATTCAACAGCAGCGCTAAATAGTTATCCACTTCAGCCATAAATCGGTGTAAAACACGATTTCCCATACTTTGTGAGCAACAGGTTCAAATGTACGAAGCCAGCACTACATGTGGATAATAGTAACGTTATGCAAATTAGCATTCCCCCCTGCATGTGCTGTGCTCCGTACAAATGTGACTCAACGGCCATTTTTAAACATAATGTTGCTCGTTCCCCAttacaatttacagtaaaaatagtaatctTTAAACATATTGACGAGTTACTTTAATGTATTTAGTTGCCTTATTATTCACGAGCCCTATTAACCTTGCACTACcgtcaatatttttaaatgacgtTCACATTACATCATGTAGACAACTTCAACAATTTACAAGTTATTTTtatcatataaattaaatcttCCTTACCTTTGTCAGGAATTTAACGTTGAAAAAGAGCACTGACGAGATTTTCCACAAGGTTGTCATCGGATAACTCCAGTGCAGGCCTCGTGAGCTGAAACTATTCGACTGGTGAATAGTTTTACAGCTGCCCTTTGACATTAAACAGTGTCTTGTATTAAGAActaagcaaataaaaaaatattgcgcaATCGGAAATCATTTGTCTGCAGCAGCATCTCCATTACATGTGTGCCTCGTGTTTGAGAGCTGCTTGCTTAAGCGCACGTTTTAACAGGAAATGCTTGTAAATTGAAAACAACTCATTTGCATTAATTTGGATTCATTCAATAATCTCTCTATTTggaattattcaaaaataataactaaatcTTTAACAACAAAATTTAGTAGATTTTATCccagtcatttttaaatcattttaatgcaaaaaactgtcgaaaaaacaagaaattaattttgttaaataaagtttacatATTAATTTTCATGAAATCTACAAACCCACAGAAtgactttttacagtgtgctttCTTTGTGTCCAGATTTGACTAATGCGAAAACTTtgataaatatgtatttaataatgtgtaaatatatatatatatatatatatatatatatatatatatatatatatatatatatatatatatatatatacaaattcaGGTAACTAGTTGTTTATATATAGATGGCTAAAGCCATGGTTACACGATGGTATTACAGATGATAAATGGTGAATACGTTTgagataaattaataaatattttagtaatattgtgTAAAGTCCCCTTAAATTAAAACCtgtgcgcgcgcacacacacacaaataaatatcatgttttacttaatttggtattttttttatttttttactgtatgtgtacGTTAAAAGTATCATTCCGGCAGCGAGAACGTTCCCGAACTAAATGAAGATAAATGTCTTGGCGTATGATGTTTATttgaaccaatcagataagagtaaatGGAGAGTCAGCGAGAGGAACTTTTTGCACTACATACACTTAATTTAGACATTTGAcacaggtgttttttttttaaaacatagcCTACAGATTGGTTCTACGCAGTCAATCCATTTTGCAGTTctttaaaattgttgttttcgCTTGAAAATCACTGTTCACAGGCTTGCAATGCTTTTGACCCTATTTTGGTGAAAAAAACGGGCCAAATGTGTAAACGCGGAAAAATGGAAGTCAGAAAAATACAGGTCATATTTTGCCTTTAGCATGAAGCTGCAGTTTCACAATACATGAATTACACTTACGAATAACAAGTCAAATGCTGCAAACTATTTTTCTTGCGCTTGAAACGCGATTTACACCTTTATAAAGCTTCTCTTGCGCATGCTAATTTAATTTACGCTTACAGTCTTATGTACGCTTTCACAACTCTTACCCTGCGCCTGCAAATCTTTTAGGCATCATTCTACCTTCATACAGAACTTcctattatttactttatttaatttttcattcattcatttattttggcatGTGGCATGAATCATATCGTTACTCCCCGGTTCATGAATTGCagacattcagacattttatTATAGTCATTTTTGAGCAAAAGTGCAAAAGCCATAGCTACAGTTCATTTATAATGCcacggttttatttatttatttattttataccatGTGATGAAATGGTGGTATTAGTATCATCTCTGTAAGAATCCATTGtttctatttaaattaatatttacaccAAATATTTGtggttagtgttttttttttttttttgtgtgttttttttgtatggTAAACCAGTTCAACCACCTCTTCCATAACCTCTTGTGAATGTTCAAATCACAGGCATGTGCTGTGTGTTGACAGGAGGAATGCCAACTCGAAGCTAAGCCCAGGCTCACAGGAAGGTGCTGTGTCATCGCTTCACAGCATGGAGTCGGACAGCACTGCCACCAATATCCTGGCTTCTGTCAAAGAACAGGTAAGAACCTActtcacacacattttgttgttgttgttgttgttttgtccaCACAATTATAGTCAATGGTAACCAAAACTGTCTTTCACAGAAGCAAGAAAGTCATGAAGGGCTTGGAATGATAAATGAGAGTAAGTaaataatgagagaattaaAATTTTGGGGTTAACTATCGTAAAGTGCTGAAATGTCTTCTAGattgaaaaacatttacttaAAGATGTTGTTTGCTATAGTGTACTTCTT from the Onychostoma macrolepis isolate SWU-2019 chromosome 09, ASM1243209v1, whole genome shotgun sequence genome contains:
- the LOC131546963 gene encoding uncharacterized protein LOC131546963, with the translated sequence MNKTFAHRRHEIINQCPSVQDIKERWPALFQPSQVTAEFQRITTVQLEPKFMSSLDLHTPKLLTLFRAKGGVLGQRLKTEMELLKDEHCSVDMKREVVIRCMTEFLGEHAGDLKEFNDNEELTGIEPLVMAVIVTRTGASSDSPKDTGIVIEGVKVLKGLEGVPRACCVLLGLTYALNLHYPKHLKYTFEVFQKLLLELDASKLRLTKSS
- the LOC131546962 gene encoding uncharacterized protein LOC131546962, with the protein product MDSAALRVIFDHRIEKITLPSGIPESLEELHSAVKQALNITDDISLQYMDSDFEDFFTLHSTTQIQHKSTIKVVTVAPVVLTLFSPNESSDITEQCLDTTTSTCTTIQDFSDTTDSSASTVILSPSSSPERKPWPKEFIIPQFSVETEMVLERANEIYRKDGTVLTTPNVKSDILEKLAQAIFTYTAYPSSLQIISAAEALIKAHPCLTDQGSFSGLYAWQMSIKYKMANYRTKLRGFGIPEVTCNALKHKHPDDRKSAKNVKKPRRAEVNYLPSYPVGEDEKTLEKEREELVSELKKKNNEKIIKEKMNKTFAHRRVWC